In Gimesia benthica, a single window of DNA contains:
- a CDS encoding PQQ-binding-like beta-propeller repeat protein codes for MKKYWTSSFLFLFLMLIGVSSPTFSKEPAVSGQESSSFLEACLPKLNTKQGICVVLGPLPDQQVSEINRLIEQTQFQIYFQSSDAAQLAELRMLADQRGFLGSRLFADAGTNNSIALASNLADVVLVPGPLKNDQTRAEILRVLRPQGTAYHSEGELTKPIPTGNDDWTHPYHRPDNNPQSEDQNARAPYRTQFLADPKFSPMPEVSVAAGGKVFKAFGHIAHKQNQNAILNTLMCINAFNGTILWKRPLPEGFMIHRNTMIGTPDALYMADDKSCKIIDSETGKIRDEIVIDQKFSDGPVWKWMGMQDGVLYALVGNKEVKVDTQKSARRGLGHWPWDMWKGHDYSDPKNAFGFGRTFVAIDISNKQILWHFKDQDYIDSRGVCMKNGRIFYYCPDKFLACLETKKGKQLWKNNDPKLLASIGSNQRAQHYVTGYATTTYLKCSDDYLFFAGPQRLHLVSASAADGYLMWEKEHGNLQLVLRKDGIYAAGPKETGMKLDYATGDVLAALPTRRACTRATGSVDSIFFRTRGGTVRLETATDSAQHIAPMRPPCQDGVIVSNGLLYWGPWMCGCELSLYGHISLGPEENSSTPAAQTPPRLTRYTDQLETVEPLSANEQDWTAFRGDAWQSSSTDVVIPLKTKQAWTTKVVSNALPTAPVVAGDLIFVGDRNGAISAFDLEGKPVWKRYTGGAIYYPPTIAQDRLFVGSADGRVYAYAARTGEPLWSFRVAPAVRWIPVYGKLISTWPVSGGVVVHGNTLYAAAGIAHFDGTHLVALDPVSGELKQENNTSGVLSPTVNSGISLQGSLYVADDELRFLAGGVYEVARYDLNTLKCLNTPRSEVTSQYRTAFYPYYPEYGKYLSIEHTLADRRELVHDASYEGSVFTNLTLKEALPPGAPKEKKEVARWLSMRARRTGQAIKRKNLWEDQHQRRFTSFIVSPQTLLTAGHPDQQPEKPFLTAIDIGKGTDHWSHPLPALAVKGGTAIDSHGRIFVTLENGQLCCFTPE; via the coding sequence ATGAAGAAATACTGGACTTCAAGTTTCCTGTTCCTCTTTCTGATGTTGATCGGAGTATCGTCTCCCACTTTTTCGAAAGAACCTGCTGTTAGCGGGCAAGAGAGTTCATCATTCCTGGAAGCCTGCCTCCCCAAATTGAACACGAAACAGGGTATCTGCGTTGTATTGGGACCGCTCCCGGATCAACAGGTATCTGAGATCAATCGACTCATTGAGCAAACTCAATTTCAGATCTATTTCCAGTCTTCTGATGCAGCGCAACTGGCTGAACTCCGCATGCTGGCAGATCAACGGGGTTTTCTGGGAAGTCGTCTGTTTGCTGATGCGGGTACCAATAATTCAATTGCTCTCGCCAGTAATTTAGCCGATGTCGTACTGGTACCAGGCCCCCTTAAGAATGATCAGACTCGTGCAGAAATTCTCCGGGTCCTGCGTCCTCAGGGAACCGCTTATCATTCTGAGGGAGAACTCACCAAACCGATTCCAACCGGCAACGATGACTGGACGCATCCCTATCATCGTCCCGACAATAATCCTCAGTCAGAAGATCAGAATGCGCGGGCTCCCTACCGCACTCAGTTTCTGGCCGATCCTAAATTTTCCCCCATGCCCGAAGTTTCGGTGGCAGCGGGGGGGAAAGTCTTCAAAGCCTTCGGGCATATCGCACACAAACAGAATCAGAATGCAATCCTGAATACCTTAATGTGTATCAATGCCTTTAACGGCACGATCCTCTGGAAACGTCCTCTGCCTGAGGGATTCATGATTCACCGTAACACGATGATTGGCACTCCCGATGCCCTTTACATGGCCGATGATAAGTCCTGCAAAATTATCGATAGTGAAACCGGTAAGATCAGAGACGAAATCGTGATCGATCAGAAGTTTTCTGATGGACCGGTCTGGAAATGGATGGGAATGCAGGATGGCGTGCTGTATGCACTGGTCGGAAATAAAGAGGTCAAAGTTGATACCCAGAAATCTGCACGGCGTGGACTGGGGCACTGGCCCTGGGACATGTGGAAGGGCCATGATTATTCCGATCCGAAAAATGCATTCGGCTTCGGCAGAACTTTCGTGGCAATCGATATCAGCAACAAACAGATCCTCTGGCACTTCAAAGACCAGGACTATATCGACAGTCGGGGCGTCTGTATGAAAAACGGACGCATTTTCTACTACTGCCCAGATAAATTCCTGGCATGCCTGGAGACGAAAAAGGGCAAACAACTGTGGAAAAACAACGATCCCAAGCTTCTGGCTTCTATCGGATCCAACCAGCGTGCTCAACACTATGTAACAGGATACGCTACCACCACCTATCTGAAATGCAGCGATGACTACCTGTTTTTTGCTGGTCCACAACGGCTGCATCTGGTATCCGCCTCTGCGGCCGATGGCTACCTGATGTGGGAAAAAGAGCATGGAAATCTGCAACTGGTGCTCAGAAAGGATGGCATCTATGCAGCCGGCCCCAAAGAGACAGGCATGAAGCTGGACTACGCAACGGGTGATGTCCTCGCGGCACTCCCCACCCGCCGTGCCTGTACCCGGGCGACCGGCAGCGTCGACAGCATCTTTTTCCGCACCAGAGGCGGTACTGTGCGACTGGAAACGGCCACCGATTCAGCACAACATATCGCTCCGATGCGGCCTCCCTGTCAGGATGGCGTGATTGTCTCGAACGGACTACTGTACTGGGGCCCCTGGATGTGTGGTTGCGAACTTTCGCTGTATGGTCACATCAGTCTGGGCCCGGAAGAGAATTCGTCTACTCCCGCCGCACAAACGCCCCCGCGCCTAACCCGATACACGGATCAGTTGGAAACAGTTGAGCCACTTTCAGCGAATGAACAGGACTGGACCGCTTTTCGTGGTGATGCCTGGCAATCTTCCAGTACCGACGTCGTAATCCCTCTTAAAACAAAACAGGCCTGGACCACGAAAGTTGTCAGTAATGCTCTCCCTACAGCCCCGGTTGTGGCAGGGGACCTGATTTTTGTCGGAGACCGCAATGGGGCAATCTCTGCTTTCGACCTGGAGGGGAAACCGGTCTGGAAACGCTATACCGGCGGAGCGATCTACTATCCTCCCACAATCGCACAGGACCGCCTGTTTGTGGGCTCAGCTGATGGACGCGTCTATGCGTATGCGGCCAGAACAGGCGAACCGCTCTGGTCATTTCGCGTGGCTCCCGCAGTCCGCTGGATCCCGGTATACGGTAAGCTGATCTCGACTTGGCCCGTTTCCGGAGGAGTCGTCGTCCACGGTAACACCTTGTACGCAGCAGCGGGGATCGCCCACTTTGACGGCACACACCTGGTTGCCCTGGATCCTGTTTCAGGAGAACTCAAGCAGGAAAATAATACCTCGGGAGTTCTGTCCCCCACAGTCAACAGTGGCATTAGCCTGCAGGGAAGCCTGTATGTAGCTGACGATGAACTCCGTTTCCTGGCCGGAGGCGTGTATGAGGTTGCCCGTTATGACCTCAATACTCTTAAGTGCCTCAACACGCCGCGTTCCGAGGTCACCTCTCAATACCGTACCGCCTTTTATCCCTACTATCCTGAATATGGCAAATACCTGTCGATCGAACATACTCTCGCCGACCGCAGGGAACTCGTGCATGATGCCAGTTACGAAGGCAGCGTATTCACCAACCTGACGCTCAAGGAAGCGTTGCCTCCCGGAGCTCCTAAAGAGAAAAAAGAGGTTGCCCGCTGGCTGAGTATGCGGGCACGCAGAACCGGACAGGCAATCAAACGCAAAAACCTTTGGGAAGATCAGCATCAGCGGCGTTTCACCAGTTTCATTGTGTCTCCCCAGACACTGCTGACAGCCGGACACCCCGACCAACAACCAGAGAAGCCGTTCCTCACCGCCATCGACATCGGAAAGGGCACCGATCACTGGTCACATCCTCTACCAGCACTAGCAGTGAAAGGGGGGACCGCCATCGATTCCCATGGCCGCATTTTCGTCACACTGGAGAATGGCCAGCTCTGCTGTTTCACGCCGGAATAA
- a CDS encoding Sec-independent protein translocase subunit TatA/TatB, which yields MFGFPGWIEVVIILGIVLLLFGKRLPGVMNSLGRSIVEFKKGAKEGEESDDDSSKFSSQDSSKDS from the coding sequence ATGTTTGGCTTTCCTGGCTGGATTGAAGTCGTCATTATTCTCGGAATTGTTCTCCTGCTGTTTGGCAAACGTCTGCCCGGCGTGATGAATTCCCTCGGTAGAAGCATTGTCGAATTCAAAAAAGGAGCGAAGGAAGGGGAGGAATCCGATGACGATTCCTCAAAGTTCTCTTCGCAGGATTCCTCCAAAGACAGCTAG
- a CDS encoding glycosyltransferase family 2 protein, translated as MSAASDIQTTKDSARKPVTDVLISVVLPVFNEESVLTELQQAVEEALQTVGSQYEIIFVNDGSSDKSGLILDELAELNPRVRVLHFAKNFGHQAAVQAGLLHAIGDAIVIMDSDMQDSPTAIVDFVETWQAGYDVVYAIRTKRKENSLKRWAFQTFHKILNQISHTPIPRDAGNFGLIDRKVAIQIAQLNDRDRYFPGLRSWVGYRQTGIQVERMARYDDNPRVSFVQLCRLAKTAIFSFSFLPLTIFYLIAALSTLVCLALISFVLYHKLFTGLAIPGWASTTITASFFGALNALGIGILGEYVTRIYDQVRARPMYIVGSKTNFTNPEIEAPLLARQKQSEPEPTPVSRDLDPEYSRQR; from the coding sequence ATGAGCGCAGCCAGTGATATCCAGACCACAAAAGATTCTGCTCGCAAACCGGTTACTGATGTACTCATTTCAGTAGTACTTCCTGTGTTCAATGAAGAAAGCGTCCTCACGGAACTCCAGCAGGCAGTTGAGGAGGCTCTGCAAACCGTAGGAAGTCAATATGAAATCATCTTCGTCAATGACGGTTCCTCAGATAAAAGTGGACTGATACTCGATGAGTTGGCTGAGCTCAACCCACGAGTAAGGGTATTACACTTTGCGAAAAATTTTGGTCATCAGGCAGCAGTGCAGGCGGGACTGCTGCATGCGATCGGCGATGCCATCGTGATCATGGACTCCGATATGCAGGACAGCCCGACTGCGATCGTGGATTTCGTGGAAACCTGGCAGGCTGGTTATGACGTCGTTTACGCCATTAGAACCAAGCGTAAAGAAAACAGTCTCAAACGCTGGGCATTTCAGACTTTTCATAAAATACTGAATCAGATCTCCCATACGCCCATTCCCCGTGATGCCGGCAATTTTGGTTTAATTGATCGCAAAGTTGCCATTCAAATCGCACAACTCAATGACCGTGACCGGTATTTCCCTGGTCTGCGTTCGTGGGTTGGATATCGACAGACCGGAATCCAGGTTGAGCGAATGGCACGGTACGATGACAACCCCCGTGTTTCTTTCGTACAACTCTGTCGACTGGCCAAGACGGCAATTTTCTCATTCTCATTCCTGCCTCTGACCATCTTCTACCTGATTGCTGCCCTTTCCACTCTGGTATGTCTCGCTCTGATCTCATTTGTGCTGTACCACAAACTGTTCACCGGGTTGGCGATTCCAGGCTGGGCATCAACCACGATTACCGCCTCTTTCTTTGGTGCCCTGAATGCACTGGGAATCGGTATCCTGGGCGAATATGTGACACGCATCTATGACCAGGTTCGGGCACGACCCATGTATATCGTCGGTTCCAAGACGAATTTTACAAACCCGGAAATTGAAGCTCCATTGCTGGCCAGGCAGAAACAATCGGAGCCAGAACCGACACCTGTTTCACGGGATTTGGATCCAGAATACTCCAGACAGCGTTGA